Proteins found in one Fulvitalea axinellae genomic segment:
- a CDS encoding thioredoxin family protein: MGSEEKTLQAGITYGEYRELANKSLETGDIRGGAGMRDYVELNNRRMDRAEKTVKIGEDLAEAVENMTESHTMIVLSEAWCGDASQSVPVLAKIGELSDKLKTRILFRDDNLDLMDRYLTNGGRAIPKAIFVRDSDGAEVASWGPRPEEPQAIVKAWKEAGGENKDKMIADVQKWYAKDRGNSIQKEIKEVVKGL; this comes from the coding sequence ATGGGTTCCGAAGAAAAAACACTGCAGGCGGGTATCACTTACGGCGAATATCGTGAGTTGGCAAACAAGAGTTTGGAAACCGGAGATATCCGTGGCGGAGCGGGCATGCGTGATTACGTGGAGCTGAACAATCGCAGAATGGACCGTGCGGAAAAGACGGTTAAAATAGGCGAGGATTTGGCGGAAGCCGTGGAGAATATGACCGAGAGTCATACCATGATCGTTCTTTCCGAAGCTTGGTGCGGAGACGCTTCGCAGAGTGTTCCTGTTTTGGCGAAAATCGGGGAACTTTCCGATAAGCTCAAAACCCGGATTCTCTTCAGGGACGATAACCTTGACTTGATGGACCGCTACCTTACCAACGGCGGACGCGCCATTCCGAAAGCGATTTTCGTCCGCGATAGCGACGGCGCGGAAGTGGCGTCTTGGGGACCGAGACCGGAAGAGCCTCAGGCTATAGTGAAAGCTTGGAAAGAAGCGGGAGGCGAAAACAAAGACAAGATGATCGCCGATGTGCAGAAATGGTACGCT
- the cydB gene encoding cytochrome d ubiquinol oxidase subunit II has translation MDYNVVWYMLVGCLLIGYAILDGFDLGVGILHLFAKNDHDRRIFMNSIGPVWDGNEVWLITAGGALFAAFPEIYATAFSGFYLPFMFLLFALIFRAVSLEFRSKEKSKRWRGNWDRAFFAGSLLASFLFGVTIGNAVMGINIGSDKEYQGTLLNLLNPYALLCGVFNTVMFALQGAVYLNIKTHGPLQQQVQRLFKPIYITFITLLLLLTGVTLWLKPEMVANFSFGKVAPIGATHDLIMENQTLISVLAWFVVLLNVLSIANIPRGIFRNKPYQAFVSSSCTIAALVGLFALGIFPNILVSSQDPAMSLDIYNGASTLTTLKTMFSIAIWGMPFVIVYTSLIYWTYRGKTVLNEHSY, from the coding sequence ATGGATTATAATGTAGTGTGGTATATGTTGGTGGGGTGCCTGTTGATAGGCTACGCCATTCTCGACGGTTTTGATTTGGGTGTGGGAATTCTGCACCTGTTTGCCAAAAACGATCATGATCGCCGGATTTTCATGAACTCGATCGGCCCGGTTTGGGACGGCAACGAGGTTTGGCTGATTACGGCCGGCGGGGCGTTGTTCGCCGCGTTTCCGGAGATTTACGCCACGGCGTTTTCGGGTTTTTATCTTCCGTTTATGTTCTTGCTCTTTGCGTTGATATTCCGTGCGGTTTCGCTGGAATTCCGGAGCAAGGAGAAGAGTAAACGTTGGCGCGGAAATTGGGACAGGGCGTTCTTTGCGGGTTCGTTGTTGGCCAGTTTCCTTTTTGGCGTTACGATCGGCAACGCCGTGATGGGAATCAATATAGGATCTGACAAGGAGTATCAGGGAACACTTCTGAATTTGCTTAATCCGTACGCCTTGCTGTGTGGAGTGTTCAATACGGTGATGTTTGCCCTGCAAGGCGCCGTTTATCTGAATATCAAAACCCACGGGCCATTGCAACAGCAAGTCCAACGCTTGTTCAAGCCGATTTATATCACGTTTATCACACTGTTGCTGTTGTTGACGGGTGTTACTCTTTGGCTGAAGCCGGAGATGGTGGCGAACTTTTCTTTCGGTAAAGTGGCGCCAATCGGGGCCACTCATGATTTGATTATGGAAAACCAGACGCTGATTTCAGTGCTGGCTTGGTTTGTCGTTCTGTTGAATGTTCTTTCCATCGCCAATATTCCTAGGGGTATTTTCCGTAACAAACCTTATCAGGCTTTCGTCTCTTCGTCGTGTACGATCGCCGCGTTGGTTGGCCTGTTTGCTTTGGGTATTTTCCCGAATATCTTGGTGTCGTCGCAAGATCCGGCAATGAGTCTGGATATTTATAACGGGGCCTCTACCCTGACAACTTTGAAGACGATGTTCAGCATCGCTATCTGGGGTATGCCGTTCGTGATTGTGTACACGTCATTGATCTACTGGACATACCGGGGCAAGACGGTTCTGAACGAACACAGTTATTGA
- a CDS encoding YkvA family protein: MEKRDRNIGSLKAPFFGKMKRRAEKIADDPARSSTLAEKALAQISKKGFASGFVSKIKLSAEMIKAYAKKDYTEVPWKTLVLLLAALLYFVMPLDVIPDFIPVTGWLDDTAVISAVFRSVSGDIENFRLWKTKQSDDLSVQESSETYS; the protein is encoded by the coding sequence ATGGAGAAACGGGACAGGAATATCGGGAGTCTGAAAGCTCCATTTTTCGGAAAAATGAAAAGGCGCGCGGAGAAGATCGCCGATGACCCCGCCCGTTCGTCTACTTTGGCGGAAAAAGCCTTGGCCCAGATTTCGAAGAAAGGTTTCGCCTCAGGTTTTGTGAGCAAAATAAAACTGTCGGCCGAAATGATTAAGGCTTACGCCAAAAAAGACTACACCGAAGTGCCTTGGAAAACTCTGGTGTTGCTCTTGGCTGCTTTGCTCTATTTTGTGATGCCTCTGGACGTGATCCCCGACTTTATTCCCGTAACCGGCTGGCTGGACGATACGGCGGTTATTTCCGCCGTATTCAGGAGCGTATCCGGCGATATCGAGAATTTTAGGTTGTGGAAAACGAAACAGAGTGATGACTTGTCCGTACAAGAATCTTCGGAGACGTACTCTTAG
- a CDS encoding iron-sulfur cluster biosynthesis family protein, with translation MIAPIKITPTAAVEVKKIMAGKNIPEGYCLRIDVKGGGGCGGVGFVLGFDKEKEGDDTFDIEGIPTLIAKKATMFLLGKVVDFHEGNDSRGFFFRDEKKD, from the coding sequence ATGATCGCACCGATAAAAATAACCCCGACGGCCGCTGTCGAGGTAAAGAAAATAATGGCCGGAAAGAATATTCCCGAAGGCTACTGCCTGCGCATTGACGTAAAAGGTGGCGGCGGTTGTGGCGGAGTAGGTTTCGTACTTGGCTTTGACAAGGAAAAGGAAGGCGACGACACGTTCGACATCGAAGGAATCCCGACTTTGATCGCCAAAAAAGCCACAATGTTCTTGCTGGGAAAGGTGGTGGATTTCCACGAGGGCAACGACTCCCGTGGCTTCTTCTTCCGCGACGAGAAGAAAGACTAA